A single region of the Streptomyces sp. NBC_00425 genome encodes:
- a CDS encoding D-arabinono-1,4-lactone oxidase codes for MSSTASGKNAVWRNWGGNVVARPAREVTPASVDELAAAVRRAAEDGLKVKAVGSGHSFTSIAATDGVLIRPQLLTGIRDVDRENMTVTVEAGTPLKRLNLALAREGLSLTNMGDIMEQTVSGATSTGTHGTGRESASIAAQIKGLELVTADGSVLTCSEKENPDVFAAARIGLGALGIVTAITFAVEPIFLLTAREEPMPFDRVLADFDALWAENEHFEFYWFPHTGSTNTKRNNRSAGPRKPVSQVAGFVEDELLSNGVFQVAQWVGRAAPATIPAIARISSKALSARTYTDIPYKVYTSPRRVRFLEMEYALPREAVTEALRELKAMVDRSGLRVSFPVEVRTAPADDITLSTASGRDSAYIAVHMVKGASYSQYFTAAEHIFTAYEGRPHWGKIHTRDAEYFASVYPRFGEFTALRDRLDPDRRFQNDYVRRVLGT; via the coding sequence TTGAGCAGCACAGCGAGCGGGAAGAACGCCGTCTGGCGTAACTGGGGCGGCAACGTCGTCGCACGTCCCGCGCGGGAGGTCACGCCCGCCTCCGTCGACGAACTGGCCGCCGCGGTGCGCCGGGCCGCCGAGGACGGGCTGAAGGTGAAGGCGGTCGGCTCCGGCCACTCCTTCACGTCGATCGCCGCGACCGACGGCGTGTTGATCCGCCCTCAACTGTTGACCGGCATCCGCGACGTCGACCGGGAGAACATGACCGTCACGGTCGAGGCCGGCACGCCGCTCAAGAGACTCAACCTGGCTCTCGCACGCGAGGGCCTGTCGCTCACCAACATGGGCGACATCATGGAGCAGACGGTGTCGGGCGCCACCAGCACCGGCACCCACGGCACGGGCCGCGAGTCGGCCTCCATCGCCGCCCAGATCAAGGGCCTCGAGCTGGTGACGGCCGACGGCTCGGTGCTCACCTGCTCCGAGAAGGAGAACCCGGACGTCTTCGCGGCGGCGCGGATCGGCCTGGGCGCCCTCGGCATCGTCACCGCGATCACCTTCGCCGTGGAGCCGATCTTCCTGCTCACCGCGCGCGAGGAGCCGATGCCCTTCGACAGGGTCCTGGCCGACTTCGACGCGCTGTGGGCGGAGAACGAGCACTTCGAGTTCTACTGGTTCCCCCACACGGGCAGCACCAACACCAAGCGCAACAACCGCAGCGCCGGGCCCCGCAAGCCGGTGAGCCAGGTCGCCGGCTTCGTCGAGGACGAACTCCTCTCCAACGGCGTCTTCCAGGTCGCCCAGTGGGTCGGCCGCGCGGCCCCCGCCACGATCCCGGCCATCGCCAGGATCTCCAGCAAGGCCCTGTCCGCGCGCACCTACACCGACATCCCCTACAAGGTCTACACGTCCCCGCGCCGGGTGCGGTTCCTCGAGATGGAGTACGCGCTTCCCCGGGAGGCCGTGACCGAGGCACTGCGCGAACTGAAGGCGATGGTCGACCGCTCCGGTCTGCGCGTCAGCTTCCCCGTGGAGGTGCGCACCGCGCCGGCGGACGACATCACCCTGTCCACCGCCTCGGGACGCGACAGCGCGTACATCGCGGTGCACATGGTCAAGGGCGCGTCGTACTCGCAGTACTTCACCGCCGCCGAGCACATCTTCACCGCGTACGAGGGCCGACCGCACTGGGGCAAGATCCACACGCGGGACGCCGAGTACTTCGCCTCCGTCTACCCGCGCTTCGGCGAGTTCACGGCACTGCGGGACCGGCTCGACCCCGACCGTCGTTTCCAGAACGACTACGTGCGCCGGGTCCTGGGGACGTGA